A genomic segment from Mucilaginibacter terrenus encodes:
- a CDS encoding glutathione peroxidase: MKTLALILTLTFLTAAPSSVYDFKLKNIDGKPFSLAKYKGKKVLIVNTASKCGFTPQYAELQKLADQYKDKLVVVGFPANNFGQQEPGADTEIKTFCEKNYGVTFPLSTKVSVKGDDIDPLFKYLTTETNPDFTGEIKWNFEKFLIDEHGKLIHRYRSTTKPLDPAITSAL, translated from the coding sequence ATGAAAACACTCGCGCTTATTTTAACGCTGACGTTCCTTACTGCTGCGCCATCATCAGTTTACGATTTTAAACTTAAAAACATTGATGGCAAGCCTTTTTCGCTTGCTAAATACAAGGGCAAAAAGGTACTTATTGTAAATACGGCATCTAAGTGCGGATTTACACCGCAATACGCTGAATTACAGAAACTTGCTGATCAATACAAAGATAAGTTAGTAGTGGTTGGCTTTCCTGCTAATAACTTTGGCCAGCAGGAGCCGGGTGCGGATACCGAGATTAAAACCTTCTGCGAAAAAAACTATGGTGTAACCTTTCCTTTAAGCACTAAAGTAAGTGTTAAAGGAGATGATATCGATCCATTATTCAAGTATCTTACTACTGAGACAAATCCAGATTTTACCGGCGAGATAAAATGGAATTTTGAAAAATTCCTGATAGACGAACATGGTAAATTGATACACCGTTACCGTTCTACTACTAAGCCGTTGGATCCAGCTATAACAAGCGCTCTTTAA
- the ybeY gene encoding rRNA maturation RNase YbeY produces the protein MPAINFFAEDVSYKVKDKIAIRKWIKETVVAEGFKLDELNYILCSDAYLLQINQQYLDHDTYTDIITFDNSEEDGVITGDIFISVERIQENAEKFEVPEAHELHRVMIHGALHLLGYKDKSAADKKKMTLKEDQYLALRNFNV, from the coding sequence ATGCCGGCAATTAATTTTTTTGCAGAGGATGTCTCTTATAAGGTAAAAGATAAAATCGCTATCCGTAAATGGATAAAAGAGACCGTTGTTGCCGAAGGATTTAAGCTGGATGAACTGAATTATATCCTTTGTTCAGACGCTTACCTGCTACAGATTAACCAGCAGTATCTAGATCACGATACCTACACAGACATCATCACTTTTGATAACTCGGAAGAAGATGGTGTTATTACAGGAGATATTTTCATCTCGGTAGAACGCATACAAGAGAACGCTGAAAAGTTTGAAGTTCCGGAAGCGCATGAACTACACCGCGTGATGATACACGGAGCATTGCACTTGCTGGGCTACAAAGACAAATCTGCAGCGGACAAGAAAAAAATGACATTAAAAGAAGACCAATATTTGGCGCTAAGAAACTTTAATGTCTAA
- a CDS encoding ATP-binding protein, with amino-acid sequence MENDMEQADVRTGQLYTLQLPSKYESITQLEALIEEIADKYQVSEDTFANMMTCLNEAAINAIVHGNKLDESKTVIVNADVDAKRIIWTITDEGPGFDYNHLPDPTAPDRLEELTGRGVFILKHLADQCIFNAKGNEVELHFKI; translated from the coding sequence ATGGAAAATGACATGGAACAGGCAGATGTTCGGACAGGCCAACTATATACACTACAACTTCCCTCAAAGTACGAAAGCATAACACAGCTGGAGGCTTTAATAGAAGAGATTGCCGATAAATACCAGGTTAGCGAAGATACATTTGCCAATATGATGACCTGCCTTAACGAGGCTGCCATAAACGCGATAGTACATGGCAATAAGCTGGATGAAAGCAAAACAGTTATTGTTAACGCAGATGTTGATGCTAAACGCATTATATGGACCATAACAGATGAAGGTCCCGGCTTTGACTATAACCACCTTCCCGATCCAACTGCACCTGACCGGCTGGAAGAACTTACTGGCCGCGGCGTATTTATTTTAAAACACCTTGCCGATCAGTGTATTTTCAATGCAAAAGGCAACGAGGTGGAACTTCACTTTAAGATATAA
- the mltG gene encoding endolytic transglycosylase MltG, translating into MKGLKFLIVAVILAVIAFSYWVYSSLHTPNAHDKGNQYIQIQHGSSPGQILAKLAAEGIISSQTPLKIYMKVTGTGNEMQAGEYQFDSPITPLEVLEKLRKGKLRTVKLIVPEGFTRFDIAKRIVGEFPQNKPAGEDSVLDLMNDNSLIKDIAPEAKSLEGYMYPNTYDFPRAVNTEAILKKMVEEFRKVWKPEYASRAAKLKLTSHQVITIASLIETESRLDEERPVVASVIYNRLKKGMPLGIDQTAVYIAKMEHRWDGVINRSDLESASPYNTRKVVGLPPGPISSVSKSSIKAALYPASTNYIYYVLNVEKNDKSHNFYSSAADFERGKAAYQAWLAKERK; encoded by the coding sequence ATGAAGGGTTTAAAGTTTCTTATTGTTGCAGTTATCCTTGCCGTAATTGCCTTTTCCTATTGGGTGTATAGCTCTTTGCACACGCCTAACGCCCATGACAAGGGCAACCAGTACATACAAATACAACATGGCTCATCTCCGGGCCAAATACTTGCCAAGCTTGCTGCAGAAGGGATCATTTCTTCGCAGACTCCGTTGAAAATATACATGAAAGTTACCGGCACCGGCAATGAGATGCAGGCCGGTGAATACCAGTTCGATTCCCCTATTACGCCGCTTGAGGTATTGGAAAAATTGAGAAAAGGAAAACTGAGGACGGTTAAGCTGATCGTCCCGGAAGGTTTCACCCGCTTTGATATCGCAAAAAGGATTGTCGGTGAATTCCCTCAAAATAAACCGGCTGGTGAGGATTCTGTGTTGGACCTGATGAATGATAATTCCCTCATTAAAGACATCGCCCCGGAAGCTAAAAGTCTTGAGGGCTATATGTACCCGAATACTTATGATTTTCCGCGCGCCGTTAACACCGAGGCTATTTTAAAAAAAATGGTTGAGGAGTTTAGAAAGGTTTGGAAACCGGAATACGCAAGCAGGGCTGCCAAATTGAAGCTGACATCTCACCAGGTTATTACCATTGCTTCTCTTATTGAAACAGAATCACGTTTGGATGAAGAGCGGCCCGTTGTTGCCTCCGTAATTTATAACCGGCTCAAAAAAGGGATGCCGCTTGGTATAGACCAAACCGCTGTTTACATAGCCAAGATGGAACACCGGTGGGATGGCGTTATAAATAGAAGCGATCTGGAGTCGGCATCGCCCTATAACACCAGGAAAGTTGTTGGCCTTCCTCCTGGACCCATTTCTTCAGTTTCTAAAAGCTCCATTAAAGCCGCACTTTACCCTGCCAGCACAAACTATATCTATTACGTTTTAAACGTAGAAAAGAACGACAAGTCGCATAACTTTTACTCATCTGCAGCCGACTTTGAACGCGGGAAAGCCGCGTACCAGGCGTGGTTGGCGAAAGAACGTAAATAG
- a CDS encoding ABC transporter ATP-binding protein codes for MAEVKYKGENAATGHEGEIVVDIDHISKSFGSKEVLKDISLQLKKGENIVVLGKSGQGKSVTIQCIVGLLTPDNGTVKVFGDDVAGMDEDELKKLRTRVGFLFQSGALYDSMTVRENLEFPLTRVLKMADKAEIDTRVEEVLEGVGLMDAVDKMPSDLSGGMRKRVGLARTLIVKPEIMLYDEPTTGLDPITSREISELILNMQKKYQTSSIIITHDMECAKITADRVVVMRDGTYIAEGNFDELQHSDDEFVRSFFTETK; via the coding sequence ATGGCAGAGGTAAAATACAAAGGAGAAAATGCCGCCACTGGCCACGAAGGGGAAATTGTTGTGGACATTGACCATATATCTAAAAGCTTCGGCTCAAAAGAAGTATTAAAGGATATTTCTCTTCAGCTTAAAAAGGGTGAGAACATTGTGGTGCTTGGTAAATCAGGGCAGGGTAAGTCAGTTACCATACAATGCATAGTAGGGCTTTTAACGCCCGATAACGGCACGGTAAAGGTGTTTGGAGATGATGTGGCCGGCATGGATGAAGATGAGCTTAAAAAGCTTCGTACAAGGGTTGGCTTCCTTTTCCAAAGCGGTGCACTGTACGACTCAATGACGGTGAGGGAAAACTTGGAGTTCCCCCTTACCCGCGTGCTTAAAATGGCTGACAAAGCGGAAATAGACACAAGGGTAGAAGAAGTGCTTGAAGGCGTAGGGTTGATGGATGCAGTAGACAAGATGCCATCAGACTTGTCCGGAGGGATGCGCAAACGAGTGGGCCTGGCTCGTACCCTTATCGTAAAGCCCGAAATAATGTTATACGACGAACCAACAACCGGATTAGACCCCATTACCTCGCGGGAGATAAGTGAGTTGATCCTTAATATGCAAAAGAAATATCAAACATCATCCATCATCATTACCCATGATATGGAATGCGCAAAGATAACCGCAGACCGCGTAGTAGTTATGCGTGATGGTACCTATATAGCTGAAGGTAATTTTGACGAGCTACAGCACTCAGACGACGAATTTGTAAGATCTTTTTTCACAGAAACAAAATGA
- a CDS encoding MlaE family ABC transporter permease encodes MAEQVVPGYRKWLEDIGEQGVFFSRFIRNIFMGGFEWSEFVRQCYEIGYRSFMLVGLTSFIMGLVLILQLRPSMVEMGAESMLPKTLAVAFIREMGPVITAIICAGKIASSIGAELGSMKVTEQIDAMEVSGANPTQYLVVTRILATSIMVPILALMGDVIGLFGGFLALNFSDDVSFSLYFNKCIASLEFIDFLPALVKTVFFGFAIGFVGCYKGFHSDKGTESVGLAANSAVVTASLWIFVIDAIAVQITSILFY; translated from the coding sequence ATGGCTGAACAGGTAGTACCCGGGTACAGGAAATGGCTGGAAGACATTGGAGAACAAGGCGTTTTCTTCTCCAGGTTTATCCGCAATATATTTATGGGCGGTTTCGAATGGTCTGAATTCGTTCGCCAATGTTATGAAATAGGCTACAGATCTTTTATGCTGGTAGGGCTAACGTCATTTATAATGGGGTTGGTGTTAATTCTTCAACTAAGGCCCTCTATGGTTGAAATGGGTGCCGAAAGCATGTTGCCAAAAACACTTGCTGTTGCATTTATAAGAGAAATGGGCCCGGTAATTACAGCCATAATTTGCGCTGGTAAAATAGCGTCCAGCATAGGTGCCGAACTGGGGAGTATGAAGGTTACCGAACAGATAGATGCGATGGAAGTATCTGGCGCAAACCCCACGCAGTACCTGGTAGTAACGCGCATACTCGCAACCAGCATTATGGTACCAATACTCGCCTTAATGGGCGACGTGATCGGGCTTTTTGGCGGCTTTCTGGCCTTAAACTTTAGTGATGATGTTAGCTTCTCCTTATACTTCAACAAGTGCATAGCATCGTTGGAATTTATAGACTTTTTACCTGCTTTAGTAAAAACCGTATTCTTTGGCTTTGCAATAGGTTTTGTAGGCTGTTATAAAGGTTTTCACTCTGATAAGGGCACCGAAAGCGTTGGACTGGCGGCAAATTCGGCGGTGGTAACAGCCTCGCTGTGGATTTTTGTTATAGATGCCATTGCTGTACAGATCACCAGTATTTTATTCTATTAA
- a CDS encoding DUF4175 family protein, producing MTPADNYELLIDKINTFIRKYHYNNLLRGLLFLAAGLFSAYVIITLGEYFGNFNTTFRTVLFYFFILLNVALLAWLVVPPLLARLQLGKTLSHDQAAEIIGKHFSDVSDRLLNTLQLKKQAQENPQHCELLEASINQRIETLKPVSFPSAVNLRENNKYLKYVIPPAAVICIIAFAAPSVLTESTKRLIHHNQYFAPVAPFQFVVLNKSLSAVQGEDVKLELKLTGDKLPADVYVETANTTFKLDKDNITRFHYTFSNLQQTTTFRLTGNGFTSAPYQIKVNPKPVLLNFDAKLTYPTYLHKAAETITNAGDLTLPAGTVVNWQFHTQNASALKFTLGGTERPVRASEDNLFEYRERILKATSYTVSPLNNSVNHADSAAYRINVVADESPSIEVQERPDSVSLKAFYFNGKVQDDHGFSSLTFHYKIGAKGSERSLTKSVKADLSGSQGSFFYFWNLKEAGISAEDNVTYYFEVADNDGVNGPKTTRSPERTLMVPDAAALAEQLNAGTQAVQQKMQSAAKLAGQVEKDAQKLNQALLDKNNLSFDEKKQIEELLQKRKDLDGLIKDVQKENKKNLYNRQENQQQNESLTEKQKQIEALLNSMLDEKTKQMLDKLQQMLEQEQKDQTRDELSKMQTENRSMKKELDRMLELYKKLDFEQKLNQNINQLNKLADEQQQLSQQTKQNNANNQQLQQQQQKLSSDFQEIKKQLDDLQKLNEQNGNKEQFQNPEKDKQAIDQQMDESSQSLKKNNKQQASQSQQSAAKQMKELAAKMEQQEQEGESSQSAVDARQLRELLKSLVNSSFGQEKLMQQLRSIGPMDPSYTRLAQTQKDIKDNLKTAEDSLYSLSKRIPQIQSTVNKEITTINTKIDQSLENLGERRTAEATRNQQFAMTSMNNLALMLSEALEQLQKMMNKNKGGKGKNGKPSMSQLSKMQQQLNQNMQKARDQMQQQGQQKGKSPGSNGSEGMSEQLAKLARQQQMVRQTMQQLNREQNKDGTNGTGNLDKISKEMEQTENDLVNRRITEETLKRQQQIQTRLLEAEKAEQQREQDQKRESRAATDMPPGYIKALQEYEQVKAKQTEQIRTVPSALNLYYRQKIKLYFDQLNGK from the coding sequence ATGACCCCTGCTGATAATTACGAGCTGCTGATCGACAAGATCAACACCTTTATTCGTAAGTACCACTACAACAACCTGCTGCGCGGGCTGCTATTTTTGGCTGCGGGTTTATTTTCGGCTTACGTTATTATCACGCTTGGCGAGTACTTCGGTAATTTCAATACTACTTTCCGTACGGTTCTTTTCTACTTTTTCATATTGCTTAATGTTGCTTTGCTTGCCTGGCTGGTTGTTCCGCCCCTTTTGGCACGGCTGCAACTTGGGAAGACACTCTCGCATGACCAGGCCGCCGAAATCATTGGCAAGCACTTTAGCGACGTGAGCGACCGGCTGCTTAACACCCTTCAGCTAAAAAAACAGGCACAGGAAAATCCGCAGCACTGTGAGCTGTTAGAAGCCAGCATTAATCAACGGATTGAGACGTTAAAACCGGTAAGCTTCCCATCGGCGGTAAACCTTCGGGAGAATAATAAATACCTTAAATATGTTATCCCGCCTGCCGCCGTTATATGCATTATCGCCTTTGCGGCGCCGTCTGTTCTTACAGAAAGCACTAAAAGGCTAATCCACCACAACCAGTATTTTGCTCCCGTAGCACCTTTTCAGTTTGTGGTGTTAAACAAGTCTCTCTCTGCAGTGCAGGGCGAAGATGTAAAGCTGGAATTAAAATTAACCGGCGACAAGCTGCCTGCCGACGTTTATGTAGAAACAGCAAACACCACCTTTAAGCTGGATAAAGACAATATCACCAGATTCCACTACACGTTTAGCAACTTACAGCAAACCACAACATTTAGGCTTACAGGCAACGGTTTTACATCTGCGCCGTATCAGATAAAAGTGAACCCAAAACCCGTGCTGTTAAATTTTGATGCAAAGCTTACTTACCCTACCTACCTGCACAAGGCGGCCGAAACTATTACCAATGCCGGCGATCTTACCCTGCCGGCAGGTACTGTTGTAAACTGGCAGTTCCACACACAAAATGCATCGGCACTTAAGTTTACCCTTGGCGGCACGGAGCGGCCCGTGCGGGCTTCAGAAGATAATTTGTTTGAATACCGCGAAAGGATATTAAAAGCTACAAGTTATACGGTGAGTCCGCTTAACAACAGCGTTAACCATGCCGATTCTGCCGCGTACCGCATCAATGTGGTAGCGGATGAGTCTCCATCTATAGAAGTACAGGAACGGCCGGACAGTGTAAGCCTTAAAGCGTTTTACTTTAATGGTAAAGTGCAGGACGACCATGGTTTTTCATCGTTAACCTTCCATTATAAAATTGGCGCAAAAGGCAGCGAACGCTCTTTAACTAAATCCGTTAAGGCCGATCTATCCGGCAGCCAGGGTAGCTTCTTCTATTTCTGGAACTTGAAAGAAGCGGGTATCTCTGCCGAGGACAACGTAACCTACTATTTTGAGGTGGCCGACAACGACGGCGTTAATGGCCCTAAAACAACACGCTCACCGGAGCGTACCCTCATGGTACCAGATGCGGCAGCACTAGCCGAACAGTTAAATGCGGGCACACAGGCTGTTCAGCAAAAAATGCAATCTGCGGCCAAGCTTGCCGGACAGGTGGAGAAAGATGCGCAAAAGCTAAACCAGGCCTTGCTGGACAAGAACAACCTTTCCTTCGATGAAAAGAAGCAAATAGAGGAATTACTCCAGAAGCGCAAGGATTTAGACGGCCTGATTAAAGATGTACAGAAAGAAAACAAAAAGAACCTGTACAACCGGCAGGAGAACCAGCAACAAAACGAAAGCCTTACCGAAAAACAAAAGCAGATAGAAGCCTTACTCAACAGCATGCTGGATGAGAAAACAAAGCAGATGCTGGATAAGCTACAGCAAATGTTGGAACAGGAACAAAAGGACCAAACGCGGGACGAACTTTCTAAAATGCAGACGGAAAACCGGTCCATGAAAAAGGAGCTGGACCGCATGCTGGAGCTTTATAAAAAGCTGGACTTTGAACAAAAACTTAATCAAAACATCAACCAGTTAAACAAGCTGGCAGACGAGCAGCAGCAACTTAGCCAACAAACCAAGCAAAATAACGCCAATAACCAGCAGTTGCAGCAACAACAGCAAAAGTTGAGCAGCGACTTTCAGGAGATTAAAAAACAACTGGATGATCTGCAAAAGCTTAACGAACAGAACGGCAATAAAGAGCAGTTTCAAAATCCTGAAAAAGATAAGCAGGCTATAGATCAGCAGATGGACGAGAGCAGCCAAAGTTTAAAAAAAAACAACAAGCAGCAGGCGTCGCAATCGCAGCAATCTGCCGCTAAACAAATGAAAGAGCTGGCCGCAAAAATGGAACAGCAGGAACAGGAAGGCGAAAGCAGCCAAAGTGCTGTTGATGCACGCCAGCTGCGCGAGTTGTTAAAATCCCTGGTGAATAGTTCCTTTGGGCAGGAAAAGCTGATGCAGCAATTGCGTTCTATCGGACCGATGGATCCCAGCTATACCCGCCTGGCACAAACACAAAAAGACATTAAGGATAACCTTAAAACTGCCGAAGACAGCTTATATTCGTTAAGCAAACGGATACCGCAGATACAATCTACTGTTAATAAAGAGATTACAACAATCAACACTAAGATAGACCAGTCGCTGGAAAACCTTGGCGAGCGGCGCACTGCCGAAGCAACCCGCAATCAGCAGTTTGCTATGACATCTATGAACAACCTGGCCCTTATGCTCAGCGAAGCTTTGGAGCAGTTGCAAAAGATGATGAACAAGAATAAAGGTGGCAAAGGCAAAAATGGCAAGCCATCTATGAGTCAGCTAAGCAAAATGCAGCAGCAGCTTAATCAAAATATGCAAAAAGCACGCGACCAAATGCAGCAGCAGGGGCAACAAAAAGGTAAAAGCCCGGGCAGTAATGGCAGTGAAGGGATGAGTGAACAGCTGGCTAAACTAGCGCGGCAGCAGCAGATGGTGCGGCAAACCATGCAGCAGCTTAATCGCGAACAGAACAAAGACGGAACAAACGGGACGGGTAACCTGGATAAAATTTCAAAAGAAATGGAACAAACCGAAAACGATCTCGTAAACAGACGGATTACAGAAGAAACGCTTAAACGGCAGCAGCAAATACAAACCCGCTTACTGGAGGCTGAAAAGGCCGAACAGCAGCGGGAACAGGACCAAAAGCGCGAAAGTCGCGCAGCAACGGATATGCCGCCAGGGTACATTAAGGCTTTGCAGGAGTATGAGCAGGTGAAGGCAAAGCAAACAGAACAGATAAGAACTGTTCCGTCGGCACTGAATTTGTACTACAGGCAAAAAATTAAACTATACTTTGATCAACTTAATGGAAAATGA
- a CDS encoding MlaD family protein, which produces MRTTSSQKIKIGVFTLVGFIILLLAVFFIGNQKSLFNSTFRVYGVFRNVSGLTVGNNVRFAGINVGVVESINIVTDSSVRVDLSLNNSVKKFIKKDSKLSIGSDGLMGDKLVVIAPGGVNSTEEVGEGNELTSVNPVDVDKIINKLTRVADNAETLTSNLSQIVAKVNNGKGSIGRLLNDDKIARDLEGTVRQAKTTMKGVHATTATLNEDLKAAQHNFLLRGFFKKKEKAKKAKQDSIRKAQEDIQKAKEKAAKKKD; this is translated from the coding sequence ATGAGAACAACATCCTCCCAAAAAATAAAAATTGGCGTATTTACCTTAGTTGGTTTTATAATATTGCTATTGGCCGTGTTTTTTATTGGCAATCAAAAAAGTCTGTTCAACTCCACCTTTAGAGTGTATGGTGTATTCCGGAACGTTAGCGGGCTTACCGTGGGCAATAACGTGCGTTTTGCCGGTATAAACGTAGGCGTGGTGGAATCTATTAACATCGTAACCGATAGCTCTGTCAGGGTTGATCTGAGCCTGAACAATTCGGTAAAGAAGTTTATCAAAAAGGATTCAAAGCTTAGCATTGGTAGCGACGGCCTTATGGGCGATAAACTTGTGGTAATTGCCCCGGGCGGCGTAAACAGTACCGAGGAAGTAGGCGAGGGTAATGAACTTACTTCGGTTAACCCCGTAGATGTAGACAAGATTATAAATAAGCTTACCCGTGTGGCCGACAACGCGGAGACACTTACCAGTAACCTATCTCAGATTGTAGCCAAAGTAAACAACGGGAAAGGCAGCATAGGGCGTTTATTGAACGACGACAAGATAGCCCGAGACTTGGAAGGTACAGTACGCCAGGCAAAAACAACAATGAAAGGCGTACATGCTACAACAGCCACCTTAAACGAAGATTTAAAGGCAGCACAACATAACTTCCTGCTGCGTGGGTTCTTCAAGAAGAAAGAAAAGGCAAAAAAGGCTAAGCAGGACTCAATACGGAAAGCGCAAGAGGATATCCAAAAAGCTAAGGAAAAAGCAGCGAAAAAGAAGGATTAA